One Candidatus Paceibacterota bacterium genomic window carries:
- a CDS encoding tryptophan-rich sensory protein → MNTYNWYSQLIKPSWSPPAWLFGPVWSFLYVLIIFSFGKVFLMTWQKQIPFTVALPFILNIIFNLAFTPLQFGLQNNLLAAFDILFVLGTLIWAIIAIYPHAPYLSYIQIPYLLWVTFATVLQLTITYLNWR, encoded by the coding sequence ATGAATACATATAATTGGTATTCGCAACTTATCAAGCCCTCATGGTCCCCGCCTGCATGGCTCTTCGGGCCAGTTTGGAGTTTTCTTTATGTCTTAATTATTTTTTCTTTCGGCAAAGTATTTCTGATGACTTGGCAGAAACAGATTCCATTTACCGTAGCTTTGCCATTTATTTTAAATATAATTTTCAATCTTGCATTTACTCCACTGCAATTCGGATTACAAAATAATTTACTTGCTGCTTTTGATATTCTTTTTGTTTTAGGAACTTTAATCTGGGCAATAATTGCCATATATCCGCACGCTCCCTATTTATCATACATTCAAATCCCCTATCTACTTTGGGTTACTTTTGCGACTGTCTTGCAGTTAACGATCACTTATTTAAATTGGAGATAG